The following coding sequences are from one Bacteroidota bacterium window:
- a CDS encoding T9SS type A sorting domain-containing protein, giving the protein MELHLTNTYGCDSIHTITTTLLPSSETSELLSSCNPSDTGVVILHFTSQYGCDSTHTVTTTLLPSSATAEFLTSCNPADTGVVELHLINTYGCDSTHTVTTTLLPSSATAEFLTSCNPADTGVVILHFTNQYGCDSTHTITTTLVPSIETSELLSSCNPADTGVVILHFTSQYGCDSTHTVTTTLLPSSATTEFLTSCNPADTGVVELHLTNTYGCDSIHTITTTLLPSIETSELLSSCNPADTGVIILHFTSQYGCDSTHTVTTTLLPSSATAEFLTSCNPADTGVVELHLINTYGCDSTHTVTTTLLPSSATTEFLTSCNPADTGVVELHLTNTYGCDSTHTITTTLVPSIETSELLSSCNPADTGVVILHFTSQYGCDSTHTIVTALLPISNSITDANICFGNSYAFNGIDYSTAGTYVDTLTGSNGCDSLATLVLTVAPGGINAISASICQDSTYLFNNRSLTLPGVYYDTIISPQGCYSFTELTLTVNSSYKTFDTVSICSGSSYDYFGMQLSTPGDYNHFMQTQFGCDSVNYLHLLINVPDKPMITRVGDTLFSSGTGSHQWYINDTLLSGATDSTLEILQNGYYTVQRVDSNGCTGASDSLLVNDIIFTHVKETEVETVIGVYPNPTKGNFIVECNLPLSTEIYIVDAIGRLVSKAEMRAGKAEINASALSDGVYLQRIYTGRDYKTIKLIVAK; this is encoded by the coding sequence GTGGAACTACATCTCACCAATACCTATGGCTGTGATTCGATCCATACCATTACTACGACCTTACTGCCATCATCAGAGACGAGCGAACTACTGAGTTCCTGCAACCCTTCGGATACAGGTGTAGTTATCCTTCACTTCACAAGTCAGTATGGATGTGATTCAACGCATACGGTAACTACTACGCTACTGCCAAGCAGTGCGACTGCGGAATTCCTGACCTCCTGCAATCCGGCGGACACAGGAGTAGTAGAACTACATCTCATCAATACCTATGGATGTGATTCAACGCATACAGTGACTACTACGCTACTGCCAAGCAGTGCAACTGCAGAATTCCTGACTTCCTGCAACCCTGCGGATACGGGGGTAGTTATCCTTCACTTCACAAACCAGTATGGCTGTGATTCAACGCATACTATCACTACAACCTTAGTTCCATCCATAGAGACGAGCGAACTGCTAAGCTCCTGCAATCCTGCGGATACAGGGGTAGTTATCCTTCACTTCACAAGCCAGTATGGTTGTGATTCAACGCATACGGTAACCACTACACTACTGCCAAGCAGTGCAACTACAGAATTCCTGACTTCCTGCAATCCGGCAGACACAGGAGTAGTAGAACTACATCTCACCAATACCTATGGCTGTGATTCGATCCATACCATCACTACAACCTTACTGCCATCCATAGAGACCAGCGAGCTGCTAAGCTCCTGCAACCCTGCGGATACGGGTGTAATTATCCTTCACTTCACAAGTCAGTATGGCTGTGATTCAACGCATACGGTGACCACTACGCTACTGCCAAGCAGTGCGACTGCGGAATTCCTGACCTCCTGCAATCCGGCGGACACAGGAGTAGTAGAACTACATCTCATCAATACCTATGGATGTGATTCAACGCATACAGTGACTACTACGCTACTGCCAAGCAGTGCAACTACGGAATTTCTAACCTCCTGCAATCCGGCAGACACAGGAGTAGTAGAACTACATCTCACCAATACCTATGGCTGTGATTCTACGCATACTATCACTACAACCTTAGTTCCATCCATAGAGACGAGCGAACTGCTAAGCTCCTGCAACCCTGCGGATACGGGTGTAGTTATCCTTCACTTCACAAGCCAGTATGGCTGTGATTCAACGCATACTATTGTGACCGCGCTGCTTCCTATAAGTAATTCCATTACGGATGCGAACATCTGCTTTGGAAATTCATACGCTTTCAATGGAATAGATTATAGCACCGCAGGAACCTATGTAGATACGCTGACAGGCAGCAATGGATGCGACTCACTTGCTACTTTGGTTCTGACGGTTGCGCCTGGAGGCATTAATGCTATTTCAGCATCTATCTGTCAGGACAGCACCTATTTATTCAATAACCGGTCTCTGACATTGCCAGGAGTATATTATGACACGATCATTTCTCCTCAAGGATGTTACTCGTTTACAGAATTGACCTTAACAGTAAATTCTTCCTACAAAACGTTTGACACGGTTTCCATTTGTTCCGGTTCCTCGTATGATTACTTCGGTATGCAACTCTCTACTCCGGGAGATTACAATCACTTTATGCAAACACAATTCGGTTGCGACAGCGTCAACTATTTGCATTTACTTATTAATGTGCCAGATAAACCGATGATAACCAGGGTTGGTGATACGCTATTTTCGTCAGGGACTGGTTCCCACCAGTGGTATATTAACGATACCTTATTATCTGGCGCAACCGACTCTACTTTGGAAATATTACAAAACGGTTATTATACCGTTCAACGCGTTGATTCTAATGGATGTACAGGCGCCTCGGACTCGCTGTTGGTAAACGACATAATCTTTACGCATGTCAAAGAAACCGAAGTAGAAACCGTAATTGGTGTATATCCAAATCCAACTAAGGGGAACTTTATCGTTGAATGTAATCTTCCACTATCAACAGAGATTTATATTGTTGATGCTATTGGAAGGCTTGTATCGAAGGCGGAAATGAGAGCAGGAAAAGCAGAGATAAATGCATCTGCACTTTCTGATGGAGTTTACTTACAGAGAATATATACCGGCAGAGATTATAAAACAATCAAGCTGATCGTGGCAAAATAA
- a CDS encoding T9SS type A sorting domain-containing protein — translation MKWFITGLYCLFLTGSLLAQEGWEKIVALEKKSFSYRQQAARSGTEDNCNIIYQRLALQLDPSVHYISGNVTSYFIPRQAMPYIEFDLTDSLQVDSILFHDTALSFTRNVKDVLHIEFPSPLADAQVDSLTVFYQGAPPETGFGSFVQDYHDSVPILWTLSEPFGARDWWPCRQNLSDKIDSLDVIVTTPQRYRAASNGLLVSETQQDTFKTYHWKHRYPVAAYLVCVAVTNYAVYADYVPYQNDSILVLNYVYPETIDRVREQTKDIVPIMQLYNELFGLYPFSKEKYGHAQFGWGGGMEHQTMTFMVDFNFELMAHELAHHWFGDKVTCASWSDVWLNEGFASYLSGLCYERILPEWWMAFRQSRILSATSEPEGSVWCDDTTDVSRIFNGRLSYAKGAMVLHSLRWLLGDTVFFSGMRAYLDNASLCYSFATTTDFKNQMEATSGMNLDEFFTDWVYGKGFPSYQIEWSQGLDKQVNLTIHQTQSHPSVSYFEIPVDISFKGFSKDTTMVFNPTTSGQTYSFPLPYAVDSVTFDPDWWIISANNQVLRRPAADLAFYIYPNPVTDVLKLRVESSEYRDAEVSVFNVMGERLYRTTCELLKGSNVVQIETGKFNSGFYTLRLTVPGKTLTSSFVKLR, via the coding sequence ATGAAGTGGTTCATCACTGGGTTATACTGTTTATTTCTTACGGGGTCTTTGTTGGCGCAAGAAGGCTGGGAGAAGATTGTTGCACTCGAAAAGAAATCTTTCTCCTATCGGCAGCAGGCGGCCCGTTCCGGTACGGAAGATAACTGCAACATTATTTATCAGCGATTGGCCTTGCAATTAGATCCATCGGTACATTATATATCTGGCAATGTCACTTCTTATTTTATTCCCCGTCAGGCTATGCCATACATCGAATTCGATTTGACGGATTCCTTGCAAGTGGATAGCATTTTGTTTCACGACACCGCTCTTTCTTTCACCCGAAACGTGAAAGATGTCTTACACATTGAATTCCCTTCGCCGCTGGCCGACGCTCAGGTAGATTCTTTAACCGTATTCTATCAAGGCGCACCACCGGAAACCGGCTTTGGTTCTTTCGTTCAGGATTATCATGATAGCGTTCCTATCCTCTGGACTCTATCCGAGCCTTTCGGGGCCAGAGACTGGTGGCCCTGTCGCCAGAATCTCTCAGATAAAATCGATTCTTTGGACGTGATCGTCACTACGCCGCAAAGGTATCGAGCTGCCAGCAATGGATTGTTGGTGAGCGAAACTCAACAGGATACATTTAAGACCTATCATTGGAAGCACCGCTATCCGGTGGCGGCCTATCTCGTCTGTGTGGCTGTGACGAACTATGCCGTCTATGCGGATTATGTTCCTTATCAGAACGACAGCATCCTGGTGCTGAACTATGTATATCCCGAAACCATTGACCGGGTGCGCGAACAGACGAAGGATATTGTTCCCATCATGCAGTTGTATAATGAACTATTCGGGCTTTATCCTTTCAGCAAGGAGAAGTATGGCCACGCACAGTTTGGTTGGGGTGGAGGCATGGAGCATCAAACCATGACCTTTATGGTGGACTTCAACTTTGAGTTGATGGCCCATGAACTGGCGCATCATTGGTTTGGAGATAAAGTAACCTGCGCTTCCTGGTCAGACGTTTGGCTCAACGAGGGCTTCGCCAGCTATTTAAGCGGCCTTTGTTACGAAAGAATTTTACCGGAATGGTGGATGGCTTTTCGGCAAAGCAGAATTTTGTCGGCAACCAGCGAACCCGAAGGCTCGGTATGGTGTGACGACACGACCGACGTAAGCAGAATATTCAACGGTAGGCTCTCCTATGCAAAGGGTGCTATGGTGCTTCATTCGCTTCGTTGGCTGCTCGGCGATACTGTTTTCTTTTCGGGCATGAGGGCTTATCTTGACAATGCCTCGCTGTGCTATTCCTTTGCTACCACAACAGATTTCAAGAACCAAATGGAAGCTACCTCAGGAATGAATTTGGATGAGTTTTTTACTGATTGGGTTTATGGCAAGGGGTTCCCATCCTACCAGATTGAATGGTCGCAGGGTTTGGATAAGCAAGTGAACTTGACGATTCATCAAACTCAATCACACCCTTCTGTTTCCTATTTTGAAATACCGGTGGACATTTCCTTCAAGGGATTTTCGAAAGATACCACGATGGTTTTCAATCCAACAACTTCTGGTCAGACTTATTCCTTTCCGCTTCCCTACGCAGTAGATTCTGTGACCTTCGATCCCGATTGGTGGATTATATCAGCAAACAATCAGGTTTTGCGCCGACCTGCCGCCGACCTAGCTTTCTATATCTATCCTAACCCGGTTACCGACGTGTTGAAACTGCGCGTAGAAAGTTCGGAGTATCGCGATGCAGAAGTCAGCGTATTCAACGTGATGGGCGAACGCTTATATAGAACCACCTGCGAATTGCTCAAGGGTTCCAATGTGGTGCAGATAGAGACCGGTAAGTTTAATTCAGGTTTTTATACGCTCCGCCTCACCGTTCCGGGCAAAACGCTGACTTCATCTTTTGTCAAGCTCCGCTAA
- the rnr gene encoding ribonuclease R has protein sequence MFVPLDSLKGAKTEDRVIVRVMDWNVGKRNPLGEVVEVLSDKHSSDLDMKMILITNGFSIDFPKAVYDELAKVPEQIPSEEIKRRLDMRAVTTFTIDPEDAKDFDDALSIRTLANGNMEVGVHIADVSHYVREGSQLDKEAERRATSVYLPDRVCPMLPERLSNELCSLRPNEDKLTFSAIFEFDDKLHMKNFTVAKTVIHSNQRFSYEQAQEVLETGTGDYAEELKSLHRIANHIRAARMKNGAIAFEKAEVRFKLDETGKPLGIVLKVRKAAHLLVEDLMLLANETVAQFGSKIQKNKITQPFVYRVHDKPDPAKLEMFSAVASRFGYKIKFDEPENASGIFNTLLKKVEGKPEQNVLETMAIRSMAKAEYTTKNIGHYGLAMKHYTHFTSPIRRYPDVMVHRLAEQLINSSDKLVDKLELEGRCKNSSLMERKAMDAEREAVKYKQIEFLQDKIGGEFEGVITGVIMRGIFVEMVDNRCEGMVSVEALGKEDFAFDEKMLRLTGVRTKRKFELGDKVMVKILSADIILRRIDLGLVN, from the coding sequence GTGTTCGTCCCCTTAGATTCCTTGAAAGGAGCAAAAACAGAGGATCGTGTTATTGTTCGGGTGATGGACTGGAATGTAGGCAAGCGAAATCCTTTGGGCGAAGTGGTGGAGGTGCTTAGCGACAAACATTCGTCTGACTTAGACATGAAGATGATATTGATTACCAATGGTTTCAGTATTGATTTCCCGAAAGCGGTATATGATGAACTGGCGAAGGTGCCGGAGCAAATTCCTTCGGAAGAAATTAAGCGGCGCTTGGATATGAGGGCGGTTACGACCTTCACCATTGACCCCGAAGATGCGAAGGATTTTGATGATGCTTTGTCTATCCGAACGCTTGCTAATGGCAACATGGAGGTGGGCGTTCATATTGCGGACGTATCACATTATGTGCGCGAAGGTTCGCAGTTAGATAAAGAGGCAGAGCGCCGGGCAACATCTGTTTATTTGCCGGATAGAGTTTGTCCGATGTTGCCGGAAAGGCTATCGAATGAATTGTGTTCTCTGCGCCCCAACGAGGACAAACTGACTTTCTCGGCCATCTTTGAATTTGATGACAAGCTGCACATGAAGAACTTTACTGTGGCCAAAACAGTAATTCATTCTAATCAACGTTTTTCTTATGAGCAAGCGCAGGAAGTATTGGAAACCGGTACGGGTGACTATGCGGAGGAATTGAAATCACTGCATCGAATCGCCAACCATATTCGCGCCGCTCGAATGAAGAATGGAGCCATTGCTTTTGAAAAAGCGGAAGTCCGTTTCAAACTAGATGAAACCGGCAAGCCTCTTGGAATAGTTCTGAAAGTGCGGAAGGCAGCCCATCTACTAGTGGAAGATTTAATGTTGTTGGCCAATGAAACAGTGGCGCAGTTTGGCTCGAAAATTCAGAAGAATAAAATAACACAGCCTTTTGTATATCGCGTTCATGACAAACCCGACCCGGCTAAACTTGAAATGTTTAGCGCGGTTGCTTCTCGGTTTGGTTATAAAATAAAATTTGATGAACCCGAGAATGCGTCAGGAATATTCAACACGCTTTTGAAGAAGGTAGAAGGCAAGCCCGAGCAGAATGTTTTGGAAACGATGGCGATTCGGAGTATGGCTAAAGCAGAATATACTACGAAGAACATAGGCCACTATGGCTTGGCCATGAAGCATTACACTCACTTCACTTCGCCCATCCGTCGCTATCCCGATGTGATGGTTCATCGGTTAGCAGAACAGTTGATAAACTCGTCTGATAAATTAGTAGATAAGTTGGAGTTGGAGGGACGCTGTAAAAATTCATCGCTGATGGAGCGCAAAGCTATGGATGCAGAGCGGGAAGCTGTAAAGTATAAACAGATTGAATTTTTGCAGGATAAAATAGGAGGAGAGTTTGAAGGGGTGATTACCGGAGTCATTATGCGCGGCATCTTTGTGGAGATGGTGGACAATAGATGTGAAGGCATGGTGAGCGTGGAGGCTTTGGGAAAAGAAGATTTTGCTTTTGATGAAAAGATGCTTCGGTTGACAGGCGTAAGAACTAAGCGTAAGTTTGAACTGGGTGACAAGGTAATGGTGAAGATTCTTTCCGCCGATATTATTCTTCGTCGAATTGATTTAGGGTTGGTCAATTAA
- a CDS encoding oligosaccharide flippase family protein: protein MNFQRPIPSRFSSLSALQLFQMLRYGAFVLIGVCFAKLSLGQDDIGRFETFLLVSSMLSFFWVSGMINSMLSVYPKKNEEDKKAVLFNTFLSLSFLSVAAGVLLFTFSENLLLFLDKDRSGGLIQLSVFFLLLNNPSFISEYILFLNNKKKELVIYGMAFAILSFSAAVIPIYINYHVEYAMYGFIGVAALRILFALFLVYKFGAFRFDWRLQLDQLKISLPIIGSIFVSGSAEYIDGILVKAKFNDTDFAIYRYGAKELPILLIIANTFSSAMITAVSANLDEGLKQIKKNSAHLMHLFFPLTIILMVTSPYIYPLVFNQSFASSAIIFNIYLLLIIPRVLFPQTILTGIHASRFLFISSLIEITLNVSCSILLSMKFGLVGIAYGTVISSLFDKFFLVAVCHFVFRISIRRFLLYIPYLVYVSLTIVAFIISYKMMPAV from the coding sequence GTGAATTTTCAGCGCCCGATTCCATCTCGATTCAGCAGTCTTTCTGCCTTACAGCTTTTTCAAATGTTGCGCTATGGGGCCTTTGTGCTTATTGGCGTTTGCTTTGCGAAGCTGAGCTTAGGCCAAGACGATATTGGCCGGTTTGAAACTTTTCTTCTTGTAAGTAGTATGCTCAGCTTCTTTTGGGTGAGCGGAATGATTAATTCAATGCTGTCCGTATATCCTAAAAAGAATGAGGAGGACAAAAAGGCAGTATTGTTCAATACCTTTCTATCGCTGTCCTTTTTGAGTGTAGCGGCAGGAGTTTTGCTATTTACCTTCTCGGAAAACCTGCTTTTGTTTTTGGATAAGGATAGAAGCGGCGGGTTAATTCAATTGTCTGTCTTTTTCTTGTTGTTGAATAACCCTTCCTTCATATCAGAGTATATTCTGTTTCTGAACAACAAGAAAAAAGAGTTGGTGATTTACGGAATGGCCTTTGCAATTCTTTCCTTTTCGGCAGCAGTCATCCCCATATATATCAATTACCACGTGGAGTATGCTATGTATGGTTTTATAGGGGTAGCTGCACTTAGGATTTTGTTTGCTTTATTTCTTGTCTATAAATTCGGAGCTTTCCGTTTTGATTGGCGATTGCAATTAGATCAACTCAAAATTTCTTTGCCTATTATCGGCTCCATATTTGTTAGCGGGTCGGCGGAATATATAGACGGCATCTTGGTAAAAGCAAAGTTTAATGACACAGATTTCGCCATTTACCGATACGGGGCAAAGGAACTGCCTATACTTTTAATTATTGCCAATACCTTCAGTTCGGCTATGATTACTGCTGTTTCTGCAAATCTAGACGAAGGGTTAAAGCAGATCAAGAAGAACTCAGCACATTTGATGCACCTGTTCTTTCCCCTTACTATCATTCTGATGGTTACCAGTCCTTACATATATCCTTTGGTATTCAATCAGAGTTTTGCTTCCAGTGCCATCATCTTTAACATCTATCTTTTACTCATCATTCCCAGAGTCCTTTTTCCACAAACTATTCTTACCGGTATTCATGCTTCCCGCTTCCTGTTTATTTCTTCATTAATAGAAATCACGTTGAACGTTTCGTGTAGCATTCTACTCTCTATGAAGTTTGGTTTGGTGGGGATTGCTTATGGAACAGTGATTTCTAGCCTTTTTGATAAATTTTTTCTGGTGGCTGTTTGTCATTTCGTTTTCCGAATATCAATTAGGCGCTTTCTTCTATACATTCCGTACCTTGTATATGTATCATTGACCATTGTAGCGTTCATTATTAGCTACAAGATGATGCCTGCTGTTTAA
- a CDS encoding 23S rRNA (pseudouridine(1915)-N(3))-methyltransferase RlmH, which yields MKITLFLNGKTTSPDIKNLCDEYRKRINRYMKMEEIFLEAVNLKSKDISKVKQVEGDGLLKRLTPTDYLILLDDKGKEFTSTRFAEHLESLFNQSLKNLCFAVGGAYGFSEDVYRRANEKMSLSKMTFSHQIIRPLFAEQLYRAFTIIHHEPYHHE from the coding sequence ATGAAAATCACCCTATTCCTTAATGGTAAAACTACTTCTCCCGACATCAAAAATCTTTGCGATGAATACCGCAAACGCATCAATCGTTATATGAAGATGGAAGAGATATTTTTGGAGGCCGTTAACCTAAAAAGTAAAGACATCTCGAAAGTTAAACAAGTAGAAGGAGATGGGCTATTGAAAAGACTCACTCCCACAGATTACCTGATTCTACTAGATGACAAAGGCAAAGAGTTTACTTCTACTCGTTTCGCGGAGCATTTAGAAAGCCTTTTCAATCAATCTCTAAAAAATTTGTGCTTTGCGGTAGGTGGGGCTTATGGTTTCAGCGAGGATGTTTATCGTCGCGCCAACGAGAAAATGAGTTTATCGAAAATGACTTTTAGCCACCAGATTATCCGGCCTTTGTTTGCCGAACAGCTTTATCGCGCTTTCACTATTATTCATCACGAACCCTATCATCACGAATAA
- a CDS encoding rhomboid family intramembrane serine protease, whose amino-acid sequence MEMNITIILIAITSIISLVAFQKHQWIERLIFYPYLIWRNKEWYRMLTGGLIHLDLTHLFFNMFVLYSFGSYIEVAFGQIFGEAGGLIYAAMYLLAIVLADVWNLFKKRDDPNYRSLGASGGVAAVLFSFILIKPFGLLYLFFIPIGIPAFIFGGLYLAYSIYMAKRQSDNIGHLAHFTGAIFGFFFPVLLQPSLLIRFVQTLIGQ is encoded by the coding sequence ATGGAAATGAACATCACCATCATCCTTATCGCCATCACCTCGATTATATCCTTGGTGGCCTTTCAAAAGCACCAATGGATAGAGCGACTTATTTTTTATCCTTACCTCATTTGGCGAAACAAAGAATGGTATCGGATGCTGACCGGTGGCTTGATTCACTTAGACTTGACCCACCTGTTCTTCAACATGTTTGTGTTGTATAGTTTTGGTTCATATATCGAAGTGGCTTTCGGGCAGATATTTGGTGAGGCTGGCGGACTGATTTACGCAGCCATGTATTTGCTGGCGATTGTATTAGCCGACGTATGGAACTTATTTAAAAAGCGCGATGATCCTAATTACCGCAGCTTGGGTGCCAGCGGTGGTGTGGCGGCGGTACTTTTCTCCTTCATTCTCATCAAACCCTTTGGATTGCTGTATCTGTTTTTCATTCCGATCGGTATTCCGGCATTTATTTTCGGAGGGCTTTATCTGGCTTATAGCATCTACATGGCGAAACGCCAAAGTGATAACATCGGCCATCTCGCTCATTTCACCGGAGCTATTTTTGGATTCTTCTTTCCGGTATTGCTTCAACCTTCGCTGCTGATTAGGTTTGTCCAAACTTTGATCGGCCAATAA
- a CDS encoding tetratricopeptide repeat protein: MKKEKILFAGLVIALLCGVIFAYYNHFNNPFHFDDEHTIVSNVYIRDLKNIPLFFTDARTFSSLPANQSYRPGVTTLNAIDCWLGGKGVPVPFYFHVSIFISFLLTGLFMYLLAVKIFRTALPNSSNPFVALLAVAVFLLHTANAETINYIISRSDVDSTLLILVALCVFAYYPALRKFQLYLIPMFLGFLIKEPAVMVAPLIFIYVFLFEKQYNLLKVFNLKASWNILWMILPVFLLGIGMYLIRETMIPSTYTQGGYDRWGYLTTQAFVMVHYVNNFFFPFNLSADTDWGLIKNVFDPRVTIGLAFIFFTIYLAYKASLQAKSRPITFGILWFYIALLPTSSFFPFSEVLNDHRVFFPYIGLTMAVVWALFLLYKKYESAISKSIIIQGGILLFFIAFFSAHIYGVRERVKIWSSGESLWYDVTIKSPRNGRGLMNYGNVLMGKGDYKGAEEYFNKAKQEWPYYSYIYVNLGVLNSANGKYEEAEKDFKYALQLNNQNPNCYYYYGNMLKNSGRIQEAKAMIQQGLNLSPQQPDLNRLMAEITGNPVYQGQIKNKIELLEKLSQQQPTPENYINLSLEYYYQARYLDCVHAADEAIKLKPNYDLAYNNICSAYNMLHEWDKAIEAGQKAVELNPNSQLAKNNLKVSMDGKKNQQ, encoded by the coding sequence ATGAAGAAGGAAAAAATTCTATTTGCCGGACTGGTCATCGCGTTGTTGTGCGGAGTGATCTTTGCCTACTATAATCATTTCAACAATCCGTTTCATTTTGACGACGAGCACACGATTGTTTCCAACGTTTATATCCGCGACCTCAAAAACATTCCGCTATTCTTTACCGATGCGCGCACTTTCAGTTCTCTGCCTGCCAACCAGTCCTACCGTCCGGGTGTGACGACGCTGAACGCTATTGATTGTTGGCTTGGTGGAAAGGGCGTTCCGGTGCCGTTCTATTTCCACGTTTCTATTTTTATTTCCTTTCTGCTGACCGGTTTATTTATGTACCTGTTGGCGGTTAAAATTTTCCGGACGGCTCTTCCAAATTCGTCGAATCCTTTTGTTGCTCTTTTGGCGGTAGCGGTGTTTCTGCTTCATACCGCCAATGCGGAAACCATCAATTATATCATTTCGCGCTCTGATGTAGATTCTACGCTCCTGATTTTGGTGGCGCTCTGCGTCTTTGCCTATTACCCCGCCTTGCGCAAATTCCAGCTATACCTCATCCCCATGTTTTTGGGTTTCTTGATAAAAGAACCGGCGGTGATGGTGGCGCCCTTGATTTTTATTTATGTCTTTTTGTTTGAGAAGCAATACAATCTTCTGAAGGTGTTTAACCTCAAAGCAAGTTGGAATATTTTGTGGATGATACTTCCGGTCTTTCTTCTCGGTATCGGTATGTATCTGATCCGCGAAACGATGATTCCTTCTACCTATACTCAGGGCGGTTATGACCGTTGGGGATATTTGACGACGCAAGCCTTCGTGATGGTGCATTATGTCAACAATTTCTTTTTCCCTTTCAATCTCTCCGCCGATACCGATTGGGGATTGATTAAAAATGTATTCGACCCGCGAGTTACCATTGGCTTGGCCTTTATTTTTTTCACTATTTATCTGGCTTACAAAGCGTCGCTTCAGGCAAAATCAAGACCAATCACTTTTGGTATTCTATGGTTTTATATTGCTTTGCTGCCCACTTCCAGTTTCTTCCCTTTCAGCGAAGTATTAAATGACCACCGGGTGTTTTTCCCTTATATCGGGTTGACGATGGCAGTGGTATGGGCTTTGTTTTTGTTGTACAAAAAGTATGAATCCGCTATTTCAAAAAGTATAATCATCCAAGGCGGCATCCTGCTTTTCTTTATCGCATTTTTCTCTGCTCATATTTACGGCGTTCGTGAACGGGTGAAAATTTGGAGTAGCGGTGAATCGCTGTGGTATGACGTGACGATTAAGAGTCCGAGAAACGGTCGCGGATTAATGAATTATGGAAACGTCCTGATGGGCAAAGGGGATTATAAAGGGGCAGAAGAATATTTTAATAAAGCAAAACAAGAGTGGCCATATTATTCATATATCTATGTCAACCTGGGTGTGTTGAACAGCGCCAACGGAAAATATGAGGAGGCAGAAAAGGACTTTAAATATGCGCTGCAACTAAACAACCAGAATCCAAACTGCTACTATTATTACGGCAACATGTTGAAGAACAGTGGCCGAATCCAGGAAGCGAAGGCCATGATTCAACAAGGTCTGAATCTCAGCCCCCAGCAGCCAGACCTGAACCGTTTGATGGCAGAAATAACCGGTAATCCTGTTTATCAGGGACAGATAAAAAATAAAATCGAGCTGCTTGAAAAGCTATCGCAACAACAACCTACGCCGGAAAATTACATCAACCTGAGTTTGGAATATTATTATCAGGCGCGCTATTTAGATTGCGTTCATGCGGCAGATGAGGCCATAAAACTCAAGCCCAACTACGACTTGGCATACAACAACATTTGCAGCGCCTACAACATGCTGCATGAATGGGATAAAGCCATCGAAGCAGGGCAAAAAGCAGTAGAGCTAAACCCAAATAGCCAGTTGGCAAAAAACAATTTGAAGGTTTCTATGGATGGAAAAAAGAATCAGCAATAG